A region from the Desulfomarina profundi genome encodes:
- a CDS encoding putative zinc-binding protein: protein MKKKLISQINNPDAADTITNQHKKFGKTIGVNGCFGSSNIGQMTGFIARKIVSEIPSAFMRCPIGLYPEVEGPSQVMLYDDYQVVIDGCKGKCLGLTCEKAGLSMDLYYTLDDNFSLKKKPGPDFDEQKMNEIADLIIKDIRKMTDA from the coding sequence ATGAAAAAGAAACTGATTTCCCAGATCAATAATCCGGATGCAGCGGATACTATTACCAACCAGCATAAAAAATTTGGAAAAACCATTGGTGTTAACGGTTGTTTTGGTAGTTCCAATATCGGACAAATGACCGGTTTTATAGCCAGGAAAATAGTAAGTGAAATTCCAAGCGCTTTTATGCGCTGTCCCATCGGGCTGTACCCGGAAGTAGAGGGGCCAAGCCAGGTTATGTTGTACGATGACTATCAGGTGGTTATCGATGGTTGCAAAGGCAAATGTCTGGGGTTGACCTGTGAAAAAGCCGGGCTGTCGATGGATCTCTATTACACACTTGATGATAATTTTTCTCTCAAGAAAAAGCCTGGGCCCGATTTTGATGAACAGAAAATGAACGAAATTGCAGATCTGATTAT
- a CDS encoding arsenic resistance protein — MVKYMQGFSRFLKKYIPLITLLDILTALYVGTHYHTFTSSLNPLILPVVLLMLLPMMMTIVVKELKLVIRDKKIIIIASLINFVLSPLIGFIWAALFFKGLDPQFIAGWILKLTVPCSSMMVAWTGMSRGKTETALVIQVVSFLLATVAIPLWMTLLVGTYVSVDFWFFGKKIMLIIVLPMVVGVSIRELLICRKYGKKFFKEEIKPFLPPISSVGMFMVIFIAVGGQASAIVDNLHLVGILLISIVLVYPLLLVLSLFVSKKAMIPYQDSIAIGFATTAKNHGIALALAVSSIGGLSILPSTIVPIFQVSLMMIIWKMSSRIEQWFN, encoded by the coding sequence GTGGTTAAGTACATGCAGGGTTTTTCGAGGTTTTTAAAAAAATATATTCCTCTGATCACTTTACTCGATATTCTCACTGCACTCTATGTCGGTACTCATTATCATACATTTACAAGCAGTCTTAACCCGTTGATTCTGCCTGTTGTTCTTCTCATGCTGTTACCGATGATGATGACCATAGTTGTTAAAGAATTGAAGCTGGTTATACGGGATAAAAAAATAATTATTATTGCGTCCCTGATTAATTTTGTTCTTTCGCCTCTGATAGGTTTTATCTGGGCCGCATTGTTTTTCAAGGGGCTTGACCCTCAGTTTATTGCCGGGTGGATACTCAAATTAACTGTGCCCTGTTCATCCATGATGGTGGCATGGACGGGAATGTCCAGAGGAAAAACAGAAACGGCCTTGGTAATTCAGGTGGTCAGTTTTCTGCTGGCGACCGTGGCAATTCCACTTTGGATGACACTTCTTGTCGGGACCTATGTTTCTGTAGATTTCTGGTTTTTTGGGAAAAAAATTATGTTGATCATTGTACTGCCCATGGTCGTAGGAGTCAGTATTCGGGAGTTACTCATTTGTCGCAAATACGGTAAGAAGTTTTTTAAAGAAGAAATAAAACCTTTTTTGCCGCCTATCTCCAGCGTGGGTATGTTTATGGTCATATTTATTGCTGTTGGGGGACAGGCAAGTGCTATTGTGGACAATCTCCATCTTGTCGGGATTTTACTCATTTCTATTGTTCTGGTTTATCCGCTGTTACTCGTTCTTTCACTGTTTGTTTCAAAAAAAGCGATGATACCCTATCAGGACAGTATTGCCATTGGTTTTGCTACAACAGCAAAAAATCATGGTATTGCTCTGGCCCTGGCCGTTTCATCAATTGGAGGATTATCTATCCTGCCCTCTACCATAGTACCGATATTCCAGGTCTCCCTGATGATGATTATTTGGAAAATGTCATCCAGGATAGAACAATGGTTCAATTAA
- a CDS encoding substrate-binding domain-containing protein, whose translation MKQISCSGLLISIMIVAVLLLSGCDDGKPENNQQGSDLIHLKQLAPLKQTNTAEQEKTFKVAVAAILSPRGTADSYQPFLNYLAQRLATPVQLVQRRTYREINDIVARNAVDMAFVCTGAFLDGLRKNQMRLLAVPQIQGKRTYNALIIVPATATTNTFEELRNHIFAFTDPLSNTGYLYPLSLLNKYGWTEKKFFRQTLFTYSHDHSIAAVSEGIADGASVDSLVYSYAVKRDPSLAKRTKIILRSPDFGMPPIVVSTKARKEEIKKIRTILLSMNDHKEGSAILKQLGIDRFVPPDYSLYPTGNPVSSDQ comes from the coding sequence ATGAAACAAATCAGTTGCTCCGGACTGTTAATATCGATCATGATCGTTGCGGTGTTGCTTCTTTCGGGATGCGATGACGGCAAACCAGAGAATAACCAACAGGGTTCGGATCTTATACATCTGAAACAACTTGCCCCTCTGAAACAGACCAATACTGCTGAGCAGGAAAAAACCTTTAAAGTGGCAGTCGCAGCAATCCTTTCGCCACGGGGCACTGCCGACTCCTACCAGCCGTTTCTTAACTATCTTGCCCAGCGCCTTGCTACACCTGTTCAGTTGGTCCAGCGTCGCACCTATAGAGAAATAAACGATATAGTTGCTCGAAACGCAGTGGATATGGCTTTTGTCTGCACGGGCGCTTTTCTGGATGGCTTACGAAAAAACCAGATGAGATTACTCGCCGTTCCTCAGATACAGGGCAAACGAACCTATAACGCCCTGATTATCGTGCCGGCAACAGCAACAACCAATACCTTCGAGGAACTTCGAAACCATATTTTTGCCTTTACAGACCCTCTGTCAAATACAGGCTATCTCTATCCTCTTTCTCTTCTCAATAAGTATGGATGGACAGAAAAAAAGTTTTTTCGTCAGACGTTGTTTACCTACAGTCATGATCATTCCATAGCAGCTGTCTCCGAAGGTATAGCAGACGGTGCCTCAGTTGACAGCCTGGTCTACTCCTATGCTGTCAAACGGGATCCTTCACTGGCCAAACGCACAAAAATAATCCTTCGTTCACCAGATTTTGGCATGCCACCAATAGTCGTATCCACAAAAGCCCGCAAAGAAGAAATTAAAAAGATACGCACTATTCTGCTCTCGATGAATGACCACAAAGAGGGCAGTGCGATTTTGAAACAACTGGGAATAGATCGTTTTGTCCCACCCGATTATTCACTGTACCCAACAGGCAATCCCGTTTCAAGCGATCAATAA